From the genome of Hydrogenophilus thermoluteolus, one region includes:
- a CDS encoding (2Fe-2S)-binding protein: MYACICFAVKERDVREAVSGGPVRMSDLCANLGVGTKCGRCVSALRDILRQATQESQLRAVNCEVYDQNFCREA; the protein is encoded by the coding sequence ATGTACGCTTGCATCTGTTTCGCAGTCAAGGAGCGCGATGTGCGGGAAGCCGTCTCTGGCGGACCAGTACGCATGAGCGATTTGTGCGCCAATTTGGGCGTGGGGACAAAATGTGGTCGCTGCGTCTCTGCGCTGCGTGATATCCTTCGCCAAGCGACACAGGAGTCGCAACTGCGTGCGGTCAATTGCGAGGTCTATGACCAGAATTTTTGCCGGGAAGCTTAA
- a CDS encoding porin → MNGSLWQRVAFAAGLIATGLAFAEAPMSVDDAGTMDAGGKKVEAGWSKAGDVRAWEVAAGFSPAEHWEIGVAWDREKDHASRERDRGGSLSVKWVPVQTDTGWSVGALFELGHRQWRSHATDEKDTYQTMSALGLATYRTNAHVIHLNVGVARDTQSDENTAVWGLGYEYELAETVALLAQYYGEEGSSPVRGVGVRWTVAEGMKVGVMVDRTTGRDRETAVALSWAWEF, encoded by the coding sequence ATGAACGGTTCACTATGGCAGCGTGTGGCCTTTGCGGCCGGTTTGATCGCCACTGGCTTGGCGTTTGCAGAAGCCCCAATGAGCGTTGACGATGCTGGCACGATGGATGCTGGCGGAAAGAAGGTCGAAGCGGGGTGGAGCAAAGCGGGAGATGTGCGTGCGTGGGAAGTCGCGGCGGGTTTCTCGCCAGCAGAACATTGGGAGATTGGTGTCGCGTGGGATCGGGAAAAGGATCACGCATCGCGGGAGCGGGATCGCGGTGGATCGCTTTCGGTGAAATGGGTGCCTGTCCAAACCGACACGGGATGGTCGGTCGGCGCGCTCTTCGAGCTGGGGCACCGGCAGTGGCGTTCGCACGCAACAGACGAAAAGGATACCTATCAAACGATGAGTGCATTGGGGTTGGCAACGTACCGTACCAACGCCCACGTCATCCATCTCAATGTTGGCGTGGCTCGGGATACGCAAAGCGACGAGAATACTGCGGTTTGGGGGTTGGGGTACGAATACGAACTCGCCGAGACCGTAGCGCTGCTCGCGCAATATTACGGGGAAGAGGGAAGTAGCCCTGTGCGTGGCGTTGGGGTGCGCTGGACCGTTGCCGAAGGGATGAAGGTCGGTGTAATGGTCGATCGTACCACTGGGCGCGACCGCGAAACGGCGGTCGCGCTCAGCTGGGCATGGGAATTCTAG
- a CDS encoding DUF6746 family protein, with product MKSRLAVLFLGVSLAFNGIAVQASESEGRTAHREVSMPSSAAEAWENLRKDGAALQRYLKKQTLTPMDLHEVHMLSYSLEVAVHRLRSEWETIANDLEEMHLNSESGNAEKTRQHGQAFLDAVARVKGCKK from the coding sequence ATGAAAAGTCGTCTGGCTGTCTTGTTTCTTGGTGTAAGCTTGGCATTCAATGGGATCGCCGTTCAGGCGTCTGAATCCGAAGGGCGAACTGCGCACCGTGAGGTGTCGATGCCGAGCTCGGCAGCAGAAGCGTGGGAAAATTTGCGCAAAGACGGAGCCGCGTTGCAGCGTTATCTCAAGAAGCAGACGTTGACCCCGATGGATCTCCATGAGGTTCATATGCTTTCCTACTCATTGGAAGTTGCAGTGCACCGTTTGCGGTCCGAATGGGAAACGATCGCGAACGACTTGGAAGAGATGCACCTCAATAGCGAATCGGGTAATGCCGAGAAGACGCGGCAACACGGTCAGGCTTTCCTGGACGCCGTTGCGCGCGTAAAAGGGTGTAAAAAGTAA
- a CDS encoding mechanosensitive ion channel domain-containing protein, whose translation MRSPWYQTAPLLLFSILLLGVPALPSTAAENGNNPQPTASTTAEGSDPISLIDRALQSDAASNRAKDLLLKLRDRAIALQKLEMDLQLRQQIAEQSIAASREQWATLRHTSTPNLTQQYREVVQKQPEAAAEWLQRTEEKWLNEKSRWENEIAALERQTNDPPAELTRPIDPPPGTAQAVQTIAQLLQLRWEKAQQLWQTVQKLETQARSLRLQIVEKQLEIATAALAEIDRLRPKSSEAQARWQNDPLWQQIAERNDALKAILTQINQKIDALKQSQEQTQKKLEAFQQQLKRLETRAKTHGLTPLLGFQLIELRNALTEWRNELAQMARTANDALNEWQQIEIELVQAQQRHTTFAQAVEARIAQLPPEEQNAARQAFQRLLEARQATLARIAALRNTITQTASDLEATTAAADRFSQEALATLQGFLLWAKSALPWWSVAQNELGAIVTLTLPLLKELPKLASSWQDGLFAAAIPFVLWLVWWFSLRSLKRQCTQILPKTFPRNASGSRATVALLLLSALQAAGFPLFLLFLAQLVRHAPGTSLPALGEALTQTAFLWWNLHFWRIVLTDHGGLLQYRYRIPETNALRIRRNLLLFVWVTALIATLVTYLYALPPHEESGTPLRSALLIETLWLTLFFAWFFHPTKRADLFPRLPPFGRRMLWLVLLLPPLASTLLLVIGYLYTAEAVLIAYWRSMWALLSVALGYDLVRGVLDDRWRTVARRKMSEARTDTTAEPLSAQEQQKRLAETNQEIENGSRQLQRIVRWSAWLTLGALLLWFWAPLLPALTQLDEWVLWRYQEVSGNETLTLTVTVADLLFTLVALFVLTLLTRNAPTLLELLLAQTRRLDDGAKYAIVTLFRYLLITVGMVWILSRLGMPWSKLQWLVAALSVGLGFGLQEIVANFVSGLIILFERPIRVGDIVTVEGISGKVKRMTIRATVIETWDKQEVLIPNKAIITGNVTNWTLSDLQSRIVIPVGVAYGSDLDKVRHVLLEVAHAHPNILKDPEPSVAFIQYGASSIDFELRCFVADIGVRVQTHTELALAIDKAFRENGIEIPFPQRDLHLRSVAPEALAALRGIPSSPTAPS comes from the coding sequence ATGCGTTCCCCTTGGTACCAAACCGCACCGCTCTTGCTTTTCTCGATCCTGCTCTTAGGCGTTCCAGCACTACCGAGCACCGCGGCAGAAAATGGCAATAATCCACAGCCGACCGCGTCGACCACAGCGGAGGGCAGCGACCCCATCTCGCTCATCGACCGCGCCTTGCAAAGCGACGCCGCTTCGAATCGAGCGAAGGATCTCCTCCTGAAATTGCGGGATCGCGCGATCGCGCTGCAAAAACTGGAAATGGATCTGCAATTGCGGCAGCAGATCGCGGAGCAAAGCATCGCTGCGTCACGCGAACAATGGGCCACGCTGCGTCACACCAGCACGCCTAACCTGACGCAACAATACCGCGAAGTGGTTCAAAAGCAACCTGAAGCCGCCGCAGAGTGGTTACAACGCACAGAAGAGAAGTGGCTCAACGAGAAATCGCGTTGGGAAAACGAGATAGCGGCGCTTGAGCGACAGACCAACGATCCGCCCGCAGAACTCACCCGCCCAATCGACCCGCCGCCGGGAACCGCGCAAGCGGTGCAAACCATTGCCCAGCTGCTCCAATTGCGTTGGGAAAAAGCGCAACAGTTGTGGCAGACGGTTCAAAAGTTGGAAACCCAAGCCCGATCCCTGCGGCTTCAGATCGTTGAGAAACAGCTTGAAATCGCCACAGCCGCGCTTGCCGAAATCGACCGTTTGCGGCCCAAATCGAGCGAAGCGCAAGCACGCTGGCAAAACGATCCCCTCTGGCAACAGATTGCCGAGCGCAACGACGCTTTGAAAGCAATCCTGACACAGATCAACCAAAAAATCGACGCGCTCAAACAGTCTCAAGAGCAAACGCAAAAAAAACTGGAAGCATTCCAGCAGCAACTGAAGCGATTGGAAACCCGCGCCAAAACACACGGTTTGACACCGCTTCTGGGTTTTCAACTGATCGAACTGCGCAATGCGCTCACCGAGTGGCGCAATGAATTGGCACAGATGGCCCGCACGGCGAACGACGCCCTCAACGAATGGCAGCAGATCGAGATCGAACTGGTACAGGCGCAGCAACGCCATACCACTTTTGCGCAAGCGGTCGAAGCGCGCATTGCGCAGTTGCCGCCAGAAGAGCAAAACGCTGCGCGACAAGCTTTTCAGCGTCTCCTTGAGGCACGGCAGGCGACGCTGGCACGGATTGCGGCGTTGCGCAACACCATCACCCAAACGGCTTCCGACCTGGAAGCGACCACAGCCGCGGCAGATCGCTTCAGCCAAGAGGCACTCGCCACCCTTCAAGGGTTTCTCTTGTGGGCGAAATCGGCCCTTCCGTGGTGGTCGGTAGCCCAAAATGAACTGGGTGCGATCGTCACGCTCACGCTGCCGCTTCTCAAAGAACTCCCTAAGCTGGCCTCCTCGTGGCAGGACGGATTATTCGCCGCAGCGATCCCTTTCGTCCTGTGGTTGGTCTGGTGGTTTTCTCTGCGCTCGTTGAAGCGACAATGCACCCAGATCCTACCCAAAACGTTCCCCAGAAACGCCTCCGGAAGCCGCGCCACGGTTGCGTTGCTGCTGCTCTCCGCGCTCCAAGCGGCAGGCTTTCCGCTCTTTCTTCTCTTCCTAGCGCAACTGGTGCGCCACGCACCGGGTACTTCCCTTCCCGCGTTGGGCGAAGCGCTCACCCAAACCGCGTTCCTCTGGTGGAATTTGCACTTTTGGCGCATCGTGCTCACCGACCACGGAGGGCTACTGCAATACCGCTATCGCATTCCGGAAACCAATGCTTTACGGATACGACGCAACCTGCTTCTCTTCGTATGGGTAACCGCACTCATCGCCACGCTCGTCACATACCTCTATGCGCTTCCCCCTCATGAGGAATCGGGCACACCGTTGCGATCGGCACTCCTGATTGAAACCCTGTGGCTGACGCTCTTTTTCGCCTGGTTTTTCCATCCCACGAAACGCGCAGACCTCTTTCCTCGGCTTCCCCCGTTCGGTCGACGAATGCTGTGGCTCGTCCTTTTGCTGCCGCCGTTGGCGAGCACCCTATTGCTGGTGATCGGTTATCTCTATACCGCCGAGGCCGTTCTCATCGCCTACTGGCGTTCAATGTGGGCGCTTTTGAGTGTCGCGCTGGGCTACGACCTCGTCCGCGGCGTTCTCGATGACCGCTGGCGCACCGTTGCGCGGCGCAAAATGAGCGAAGCACGGACCGACACCACTGCCGAACCCCTCTCGGCGCAAGAGCAACAAAAACGTCTGGCGGAAACGAACCAGGAGATCGAAAACGGCAGTCGTCAATTGCAGCGGATCGTCCGCTGGAGCGCTTGGCTCACCCTGGGCGCGCTTCTCCTTTGGTTCTGGGCGCCGCTGTTACCGGCATTGACGCAGCTCGATGAGTGGGTGTTGTGGCGTTATCAAGAAGTGAGTGGCAACGAGACGTTGACCCTCACCGTAACGGTTGCCGATTTGCTTTTTACTTTGGTGGCACTCTTTGTCCTCACGCTGCTCACCCGCAACGCCCCCACGCTGCTCGAATTGCTCCTAGCGCAAACCCGTCGACTCGACGACGGCGCCAAATACGCGATCGTTACCCTTTTCCGCTACCTCCTCATCACCGTTGGTATGGTGTGGATTCTGAGTCGGCTGGGAATGCCCTGGTCGAAACTCCAATGGCTGGTTGCCGCGTTGTCAGTCGGTCTGGGGTTTGGTTTGCAAGAGATCGTCGCGAACTTCGTCTCTGGATTGATCATTCTCTTTGAGCGCCCCATCCGAGTCGGGGACATCGTCACGGTCGAAGGGATCAGCGGCAAGGTGAAACGGATGACGATTCGCGCCACTGTGATCGAGACGTGGGACAAACAGGAAGTGCTCATTCCCAACAAGGCGATCATCACAGGGAACGTCACCAACTGGACGCTTTCTGACCTGCAATCGCGCATCGTCATTCCGGTTGGGGTTGCATATGGCAGTGATCTCGACAAGGTGCGTCACGTGCTGCTAGAGGTCGCGCACGCGCATCCGAACATCCTCAAAGATCCGGAACCCAGCGTCGCGTTCATCCAATACGGCGCAAGCAGCATCGACTTCGAACTGCGCTGTTTCGTTGCGGATATCGGCGTTCGGGTGCAGACGCACACCGAGCTGGCGCTGGCGATCGACAAAGCGTTTCGCGAAAACGGAATTGAAATACCGTTTCCGCAACGAGATCTTCACCTGCGTTCGGTGGCTCCAGAAGCGCTTGCGGCGCTGCGGGGAATTCCCTCATCCCCCACCGCGCCGTCTTGA
- a CDS encoding IS701 family transposase: protein MTPIDELECYLTELTEVLGHADRHAGLKDYCRGLLLPIARKSIEPIAAHLDPERVQAKHQALHHFVAKSPWSDEAVLRKVREIVAPHLALDEACYWIVDETGIPKQGRHSVGVARQYCGQVGKNENCQVAVSLSLASEKGSLPIAFRLYLPEAWANDPERRNKAGVPETVTFATKPEIALSQISEALAAGVPPGVVLADAVYGDTTHFRDQLTAWGLRYAVAVREATTVWPPGVEPLQPEPYTGRGRPAKNLRRSPGHEPVSVKALALSLPQSAYRTVTWREGSNGVLRSRFAAVRVRAAHRDYWRSTLREPEWLLIEWPETESEPSHYFLSTLPETYSLTQLVHTVKMRWRIERDYRELKQEVGLGHYEGRNWRGFHHHATLTIAAYGFLLLQRLKDPDKKNRALSKAPPLPQGYIPRGSPKSTTPRTRLDRNDSLLDCPTHRPAASEVSLLRESA from the coding sequence ATGACACCAATCGATGAACTGGAGTGCTACCTCACAGAGCTTACTGAGGTGCTGGGCCACGCCGATCGACATGCGGGGCTCAAGGACTACTGCCGGGGGCTTCTTTTGCCGATTGCGCGCAAAAGCATCGAACCGATTGCCGCGCACCTTGACCCTGAGCGGGTTCAGGCCAAGCATCAGGCGCTACACCACTTCGTGGCGAAATCTCCGTGGTCGGACGAAGCGGTATTGCGCAAAGTGCGCGAAATCGTCGCTCCGCACCTGGCACTCGATGAGGCGTGCTACTGGATCGTCGATGAGACCGGCATTCCCAAACAGGGTCGCCACTCGGTGGGCGTTGCCCGGCAATACTGCGGGCAGGTGGGTAAAAACGAAAACTGCCAGGTCGCTGTGTCGCTCTCTTTGGCAAGCGAGAAAGGAAGCCTACCGATTGCCTTTCGTCTCTACCTACCCGAAGCGTGGGCCAATGACCCCGAGCGGCGCAACAAAGCGGGGGTGCCGGAAACGGTGACGTTTGCGACGAAACCCGAAATCGCACTCAGTCAGATCTCGGAGGCGCTTGCCGCAGGCGTTCCCCCTGGGGTCGTACTTGCCGATGCGGTTTATGGCGACACCACCCATTTTCGCGATCAACTCACCGCGTGGGGTCTTCGCTACGCGGTAGCGGTACGGGAAGCGACCACCGTGTGGCCGCCTGGGGTCGAACCCTTACAACCGGAACCGTACACAGGACGGGGGCGACCGGCCAAAAACCTGCGTCGTAGCCCTGGGCACGAACCGGTATCGGTCAAGGCGCTGGCACTGAGCCTTCCGCAGAGCGCCTACCGGACGGTCACCTGGCGCGAAGGCAGCAATGGGGTGTTGCGCTCACGCTTTGCGGCGGTGCGGGTACGAGCCGCGCACCGTGACTATTGGCGATCCACCCTTCGCGAACCCGAGTGGCTGCTCATCGAATGGCCGGAAACGGAAAGCGAACCGAGCCACTACTTTCTGAGCACGCTTCCCGAGACCTACTCATTGACGCAGCTGGTTCATACCGTCAAGATGCGCTGGCGCATCGAGCGCGATTACCGCGAACTCAAACAGGAAGTAGGGCTTGGCCACTACGAAGGGCGCAACTGGCGCGGGTTTCACCACCATGCTACGCTCACGATTGCCGCCTACGGCTTTTTGCTCCTGCAACGACTCAAAGACCCTGACAAAAAAAACCGTGCGCTCAGCAAAGCGCCTCCCTTACCCCAAGGGTATATCCCCCGGGGTAGCCCCAAGAGCACAACGCCACGTACCCGACTCGATCGCAACGATTCGCTATTGGATTGCCCAACACATCGCCCGGCAGCTTCTGAGGTGTCCCTGCTGCGGGAGAGCGCGTAG
- a CDS encoding IS5 family transposase yields the protein MRGVERPETLFSYVSLEDRIPADHPIRKLRAVVDALLRQMDDRIDACYAKRGRPSIPPHRLLRALLLQAIYSIPSERRLVEAIEYNLLYRWFVGLGLDEPVWDHSTFSANRERLLNQEIVQAFFRQVRDYAELRAVLSHEHFSVDGTLIDAWASHKSLAPIDEDTGPHQGQGKNPTVDFTGEKRSNATHRSTTDPDARLFRKSAGDKAHLCYAGHVLMENRNGLVVDAEVTLATGTAEYEAAEVMVERSVPANATLAADRKYDAARFLDVLRRKGITPHIACKKVGSNIPEALTQSEAYRTSLKVRKRIEEIFGWVKTVGGLRKARFVGLAKVKVQALIAFAAYNLVRLAKLSGWPLKAT from the coding sequence ATGCGCGGAGTGGAACGCCCGGAGACGCTCTTCAGTTACGTTTCGCTCGAGGATCGTATCCCTGCCGACCACCCGATCCGCAAGCTTCGGGCGGTGGTCGATGCCCTGCTGCGGCAAATGGACGACAGAATCGACGCCTGTTACGCCAAGCGTGGGCGTCCCTCGATCCCACCGCATCGGCTGCTGCGTGCGCTTCTTTTGCAAGCGATCTACTCGATTCCTTCGGAGCGGCGTCTGGTCGAAGCGATTGAATATAACCTCCTTTACCGCTGGTTCGTGGGTTTGGGCTTGGACGAACCGGTGTGGGACCACTCCACCTTTTCGGCAAACCGTGAGCGGTTGCTCAATCAAGAGATCGTGCAGGCATTCTTTCGTCAGGTGCGTGACTACGCCGAATTGCGCGCGGTGCTCAGTCACGAACACTTCTCGGTCGACGGCACCCTGATCGACGCGTGGGCTTCGCACAAAAGTCTTGCCCCGATCGACGAAGATACGGGGCCGCACCAGGGGCAAGGCAAAAACCCGACGGTCGATTTCACCGGTGAAAAGCGCAGCAACGCCACCCACCGCTCGACGACCGATCCGGATGCGCGGCTCTTTCGCAAAAGCGCCGGGGACAAAGCGCACCTTTGTTACGCCGGTCATGTGCTCATGGAAAACCGAAACGGGCTCGTGGTCGATGCCGAAGTGACGCTCGCTACTGGTACTGCCGAATACGAAGCGGCCGAAGTGATGGTCGAACGCTCGGTGCCGGCCAACGCCACGCTTGCGGCCGACCGCAAATACGACGCGGCGCGGTTTCTCGATGTGCTTCGACGCAAAGGAATCACCCCGCATATTGCGTGCAAGAAAGTGGGCAGCAACATCCCCGAGGCACTCACCCAAAGCGAAGCGTACCGAACGAGTCTCAAAGTGCGCAAACGCATCGAAGAGATCTTTGGTTGGGTCAAAACCGTGGGCGGGTTGCGCAAAGCGCGCTTTGTGGGACTGGCCAAAGTCAAAGTCCAGGCGCTCATCGCTTTTGCCGCCTACAACCTCGTACGACTTGCGAAGCTGAGCGGCTGGCCGCTCAAGGCAACATGA
- the bfr gene encoding bacterioferritin, translating to MKSDPKVLQLLNEALKNELTAVNQYFLHARMYQNWGYHALAQVEYRESIEEMKHADRLIQRILFLEGLPNLQDLGRLRIGENVPECFEADRALEQDAIAQLRDAIVYCESVRDFVSRDLLCELLDDSEEHYDWADTQLELIEALGLQNYLQSAMGKIDS from the coding sequence ATGAAAAGCGATCCTAAAGTGCTTCAGCTCCTCAATGAGGCGTTGAAAAACGAATTGACAGCCGTCAATCAATACTTTCTTCATGCGCGAATGTACCAGAACTGGGGTTACCATGCGTTGGCGCAAGTAGAGTACCGCGAATCGATCGAAGAGATGAAGCACGCTGATCGATTGATTCAGCGCATTCTCTTTTTGGAAGGGCTGCCCAATTTGCAAGATCTGGGTCGGCTGCGGATAGGTGAAAACGTTCCTGAATGCTTTGAAGCGGATCGTGCGCTGGAGCAAGACGCCATTGCGCAATTGCGTGATGCGATCGTTTATTGTGAATCGGTGCGTGATTTCGTTTCTCGCGATCTTTTGTGCGAACTGCTCGATGACTCAGAGGAGCATTACGATTGGGCTGATACACAGCTCGAATTGATCGAAGCACTTGGTTTGCAGAACTATCTGCAGAGCGCAATGGGAAAAATTGATTCCTAA